The region CAGCAAATAGTATGCTAAAGAGGGGGATGGGTGATACATTAAGGGGCAATACAGTCTGGCAACAAGCAAGGCATTTCTACATGAAATGCTTTACCCATAATGTACTTTTGAGGTGTAACTAATGGAACTTGCAACTAAGCCATTTTTCCGATAAGTTTAAATATATGGTATTCTATCTTAATTGCAAAGTGGAAAATTGGAGGCTTTTAAAATGAGTGGTTTTTTTTCAAAGCTAAAGGAAAAGGTGATGGGTGAAGACATAAGTTCAGAAATCATGGGAGAGGCAGAGCACGATGGTTATGTCGAGTTAGGGACGGAGTCTAACGCTGATTCTTCAAAAATTGTGGTAAGGCCGTTTATACTGGAAGATTTTGAAAGCATTAAGCCGATTCTGGATTCCCTCAGGGAAGGCCATACTGTTGCATTAATCAACATAAAGCCCCTTAAGGACAAGGATCTTGTTGAGCTCAAGAGGGCCATCAATAAGCTTAAGAAAACATCAGATGCAATCGAGGGTGACATAGCGGGCTTTGGCGATGACTGGATTGCTGCAGTGCCTGCCTTTGCGCATATTCATAGGGGAAAGGCAGAGGCAAAGAAAAAGGAAGAGGTTAATGAGGTAACTGAATTCTCCAGGGAATAATTTTTTTCAAAAATTATTTAAATATACAAATCCGAATTTTCTTCCATGGCAAAAGAGGAACCTGCAGTTCTCAAGGGCCAGCAATGCCCCATATGCAATAAGAAAACCCTCTCTTTAATCGAAGATGAAAGGAATATACCTTATTTCGGGAAATGCTATCTTTTCTCCATGAGCTGCTCAAGCTGCCACTACCATAAGGCAGATGTGGAAGCCCAGGAAAAACACCCGCCGGCAAGGCATGCGCTGGAAATAAGTTCTGAAGAAGACATGAATATTCGCGTAATAAAGAGCGCTGCAGCAGTAATCAAAATCCCCCACATGGTAACTGTTGAAGGAGGGGAAAGCTCCAATGGCTACATCACCAATGTCGAGGGCATACTCTCCAGGATAAGGAAGGTTATAGAATATGCAAGAGATAATGAGGAGGATAATTCTGCGAGAAAGAAAGCAAAAAACCAGCTCAAGAAGCTCCAGAGAGTGATGTGGGGCCAGGAAAAGCTTAAGCTTATCATCGATGACAAGACAGGGAATTCAGCCATAATATCAGAAAAAGCAGCAAAAACAAAGCTTTAGCCCGCAGGGCCTTTTCGCTGTCGTTCTTTTTGAGCGTAAAACACATAACATTTCACCCTCACTTGATAGAAAACTTTATAAACTAAACTTATCAGTTATTCATAAGTATAAAAAAGAGGTGTCAATGATAATGAATAAGAAAGCAGCCTTGCAGCTCTCTATTAATGCTATTGTCATTGTAATTCTTGCCATGACCCTGCTCGGTTTGGGGCTGGGCTTTATCAAGGGAATGATGAACAAGATGAGTGATTTTACAGAAGGAAGCTTTGATAAGATAAAAGAGCAGCTCCAGCAGGACCTGATGGACTCTGACAAGACCATAGCTTTCTCCCAGAGTAAATTTACGCTTGAAAGGGGAAAAGGCTCCCTTGAAGGAGTGGGAATTACGAACGAGGAAGCCCAGCAATTGGATGTTGGCATTAAGTTTAATGCCATAGACTGCCCCGCAGGTTGCCCCAATTTGGAGAACTGGTTCACTTATAAGAAAGGCGCAATGATGTACCAGCTGCCTGCAGGCAAAACAGAAGTAAAGAAGATCAACCTGGAAGTGCCCAGCGGCACGACAAAGGGACTCTACCTTATTGAGGTTGAGGTTTATAAGGGAGTCCATAAGGACAGCTGCATGACAAATGCGAACGTCAACGGCTGCACAACTGATTCATCCCAGTTTTGTAAATGGGACGGCGCTAGCAAGTGCGTATTAAAGCAATGCAGTGATTTAACTTCGTCAGAATGCAGTTCGATGGCTACATGCTCTTATAACACCAACAGCAACAACTGCACAGGCGAGCTTTACCAAAAATACGCAGCAACAGAAGTATTCCTGACTGTGGCTTAAGATGAAACGGAAGCAAAGGTTAACCCAGGGAGAGGAATTCGAGATATTGAAGCTTGTGCTCGATAAGTTTCTCTGGCTAGGATTCATTATCATGGCCCTGGGCCTGTTCAGCATATTCAACGGCGATTTTACAGGCGGCCTTCTCTGGATAGTCATCGGCGCGATAGTGCTGATATTGTTTGTCCTGATCATAGTAAAGGAATTCGAGATACTATGAAAAAAGCAGCAATCGAGCTTTCTCTCAATTTTATCGTAATAATAATAATAGCATTAGTCCTTTTCGGCTTTGGCATTAATTTTATTTACAACATCATTTCTAAGTCTAACGACATAGCCGGGATGACTATGGAGGAGCTGGATAACAGTATAGCAGACTTAATGTGCTCAGACACCGAAAAGGTGTGTCTTAACAAAGACACCCTGGAGCTCAGGCCCGGCAAATATGACAGTGTCGGTATAAAGATACTTAATGTCAGGAATAATGCCCCCCAAAACAAGTTCATGATTTCTGTGGTTCGGGGCATCTATGTAGATCCCCGGAACAATAAGCCCGCAAGCAGCAAGATAGGGCTGATAGAGATTTTTCCCGATAACAGGACAGTCACTTTAAAGGCAAACAAGGCAAAAACTTTCGGAATCGCTTTCCAGCTGCCGGGCAGCGGCCTGCCCAAGGGAACCTATGTTTTTGATGTTGACATTACTATAGATCCGGACACATCCCCTGCTAAATACGGCCAGACCAAAAAAATACGCATAGAAGCAATCTAATTGTCAAAATTAACCAGCCTGGAGAATTGCTCTATATCAAGGGAAGTCCCCCCTACCAGGACACCGTCTATATCTTCCTCAGCCATTATATTCTTGATATTGGAGGGCTTTACACTTCCGCCATACAATATTCTCATGCCCTTTCCTACAGCATCAGAATACCTGTGTGAAACCAAAGCCCTGATAAATATATGTATTGCTTCTGCCTGCCTCGGCGTTGCTGTCTCTCCGGTGCCTATAGCCCACACAGGCTCATAAGCTATGGTGACTTTTGATATCTCACTGACATCCCTTAGGCCTTCCAGAACCTGCTCCTTGATTATCTCGCTTGTTTTGTTGTCTTTTCTCTGCTCTATAGTTTCCCCAACGCAGAGTATGGGATTCAGCCCGTGCTTCAGCGCACCCTTCACCTTGTTGTTTATTAATACGTCTTCCTCACCGAACACATGCCTTCTCTCTGAATGGCCCAATATAACATAATCGCAGCCAATCTCTTTCAGCATCAAAGGGGAAATCTCCCCGGTGAAAGCGCCGCTTTCCTTGAAATGCATGTTCTGCGCCCCGAAAAATATTTTGCTTCCCTTCAGCAGCCTGGCTGCTTCATTCAGTGAGGTAAAAGCAGGGCAGACAAGAACATCCCTGTCTTCCGGGATATCTCTATTTTTCAGTTCCTCCAGAAAAGCCTTTGCCTCTGCAGCTGTCTTATTCATCTTCCAGTTTCCTGCTATCAGGGGCTTTCTGGCCATGCGAAAGATTGTATCCAATTGCTTTATATATTTTTCCGAAGTCTGGGCAGTTTC is a window of Candidatus Woesearchaeota archaeon DNA encoding:
- a CDS encoding DUF552 domain-containing protein, yielding MSGFFSKLKEKVMGEDISSEIMGEAEHDGYVELGTESNADSSKIVVRPFILEDFESIKPILDSLREGHTVALINIKPLKDKDLVELKRAINKLKKTSDAIEGDIAGFGDDWIAAVPAFAHIHRGKAEAKKKEEVNEVTEFSRE
- a CDS encoding ZPR1 zinc finger domain-containing protein, producing the protein MAKEEPAVLKGQQCPICNKKTLSLIEDERNIPYFGKCYLFSMSCSSCHYHKADVEAQEKHPPARHALEISSEEDMNIRVIKSAAAVIKIPHMVTVEGGESSNGYITNVEGILSRIRKVIEYARDNEEDNSARKKAKNQLKKLQRVMWGQEKLKLIIDDKTGNSAIISEKAAKTKL
- a CDS encoding triose-phosphate isomerase; this translates as MARKPLIAGNWKMNKTAAEAKAFLEELKNRDIPEDRDVLVCPAFTSLNEAARLLKGSKIFFGAQNMHFKESGAFTGEISPLMLKEIGCDYVILGHSERRHVFGEEDVLINNKVKGALKHGLNPILCVGETIEQRKDNKTSEIIKEQVLEGLRDVSEISKVTIAYEPVWAIGTGETATPRQAEAIHIFIRALVSHRYSDAVGKGMRILYGGSVKPSNIKNIMAEEDIDGVLVGGTSLDIEQFSRLVNFDN